The following are encoded together in the Capsulimonas corticalis genome:
- a CDS encoding GNAT family N-acetyltransferase, translating to MPRRIREPNTKPNPWQVRAPFPSEAERVLQILCAAFRLRVDAARPIFSNDPFYDLSHKRVLTSTAHGLVASLTIVPARIRVGAAWIPFGGIAGVATQPEHQRQGYAGELLQGALRALTGELRYPLSGLFTDLPSYYRRFGWEYATQNCVVTSALAALPKYAGGEYVRIAAPHDLPAQKQIETLHAAALEKRPTGAFERDARRWAVIRHFLPGCKIALYQQDGPAAGYVIFEESQEILRVQELYGQDRRAERALIGFLASRRAQRVEWSAPFPEITRLWIHEFGAACESSSFSVNPDMMIRVADVAAALCAAHAANFAPLLAASGQTLTVMVNDDSICPNNRNPLRITPDGIEPGAPDDADHITLGIAAFGQLFLGLHDASTMEALGRLTASRPAALAAADLLFPARDPFVAQPDRF from the coding sequence ATGCCGAGACGAATACGGGAGCCGAACACTAAACCCAATCCCTGGCAGGTCAGAGCCCCATTCCCCAGCGAAGCGGAACGGGTCCTGCAAATCCTCTGCGCCGCCTTTCGCTTGCGTGTGGACGCCGCGCGTCCTATCTTCTCAAACGATCCCTTTTACGATCTTTCCCACAAGCGTGTTTTGACATCGACGGCGCATGGGCTCGTCGCCAGCCTCACCATCGTTCCGGCGCGCATCCGTGTCGGCGCCGCATGGATCCCGTTTGGCGGCATTGCGGGCGTCGCCACGCAGCCCGAGCATCAGCGCCAGGGATATGCTGGGGAGCTGCTTCAGGGCGCCCTGCGCGCCCTGACCGGAGAGCTGAGGTATCCGCTCTCCGGACTGTTCACGGACCTTCCCTCATACTATCGGCGCTTTGGCTGGGAGTACGCCACACAGAACTGTGTGGTCACGTCCGCGCTCGCCGCGCTGCCGAAGTACGCCGGCGGCGAATACGTGCGGATCGCCGCGCCTCACGACCTGCCCGCCCAAAAGCAAATCGAGACCCTCCACGCCGCCGCGCTGGAAAAGCGCCCCACCGGCGCCTTCGAGCGTGACGCCCGGCGGTGGGCGGTGATCCGTCACTTTCTTCCCGGATGCAAAATCGCCCTATACCAGCAGGACGGTCCCGCCGCAGGATATGTCATCTTCGAAGAATCCCAGGAAATTCTGCGCGTGCAGGAGCTATACGGCCAGGATCGCCGGGCCGAGCGCGCCCTCATCGGCTTTCTGGCGAGCCGCCGCGCGCAGCGCGTGGAGTGGTCGGCGCCGTTTCCGGAGATCACGCGCCTGTGGATCCATGAGTTCGGCGCCGCGTGCGAATCGTCGTCCTTCTCTGTAAATCCCGATATGATGATCCGCGTCGCAGATGTCGCCGCCGCGCTGTGCGCCGCGCACGCCGCCAACTTCGCGCCTCTTCTCGCCGCCTCCGGGCAGACGCTGACGGTGATGGTGAATGACGACTCCATCTGCCCCAACAACCGCAATCCTCTGCGCATCACGCCGGACGGAATCGAGCCAGGCGCGCCGGATGACGCGGACCACATCACTCTGGGCATCGCGGCGTTCGGCCAGCTTTTTCTAGGACTGCACGACGCCTCGACGATGGAGGCGCTCGGCAGACTGACGGCGTCCCGCCCCGCCGCGCTGGCCGCCGCCGATCTGCTCTTTCCGGCCAGAGATCCCTTCGTCGCGCAGCCCGACCGGTTTTAA
- a CDS encoding S9 family peptidase encodes MPTKRKLRITPEALLDLKLPSDLRISPSGARVAYTVEETDWEENDTSQHLYVIDAELNKDPRQLTRGKTQEFGLEWSPNGDWLAFLRMPPADDDEEDDEEGDGKAQVWLLPMDGLGGEADKLTDAPQGILAYEWLPDSSGIVYMAREPRPKPLQQAHEDRIEDEEDAFVDREEKFRRQIWRIDLEKRKAALIHRGDLGILEIAVSPDAQRIAFLTNYTGELNDYHKADVWLLELESGRIRPIVQGAGGKYQLHWAPGGENLYYIQALEPEYSYSQSNLFAVSIRGGDPVNVTAVFDHDLVGWRGYWWDQDGRLYLSAAVGVATAVFVLEGEEFVALIQNDEHIHEFTVSPDGSVAYIASGNQDAPEVYWLAAGADEMVVLTELNSDWMDQYALCPVDVVSWTSPDGTPIEGLITYPNGYDPELTYPLILNIHGGPHGRVAQSLTSGTPAQVYASDGFVVLSPNYRGSEGYGNAFSTANRGDLGGGDYWDCIAGVDWAVAEGIADPERLGIMGSSYGGYLTNWAITQTDRFKAAVSAFGIFSFVTDFSNSEAPRWEMEYLNGSYWEQPELYAARSPATHAQAIQTPILILHGDADSNTFISNSLEMYTALRLQGKTVQYVRYPREGHGFAEPKHRVDEMRRCRAWFDKYVMGAGQTTTYRLGDKIVQDGWELTVVHAEVAAYVGHPAAAGRFVEVAFVLREVAETRAELTLGPADIALTRGLSSSGRSGRPIGLPMTVLGQKVLAEGTRWRFAFTPEKDERGLSAPISVTFRISTAGGPYALAVKDFPPITFDIPEEDKDDDAPPTAREDEP; translated from the coding sequence ATGCCCACCAAACGCAAACTGCGCATCACCCCCGAAGCTCTGCTCGATTTGAAACTCCCCAGCGATCTGCGCATCTCTCCCAGCGGCGCGCGCGTGGCCTATACTGTCGAGGAGACGGATTGGGAGGAGAACGACACCTCGCAGCACCTTTATGTGATCGACGCCGAACTCAACAAAGATCCCCGCCAGCTGACGCGCGGCAAGACGCAGGAATTCGGTCTGGAGTGGTCGCCGAACGGTGACTGGCTCGCGTTTCTGCGCATGCCTCCGGCGGACGACGACGAGGAGGACGATGAAGAAGGGGACGGCAAGGCGCAGGTCTGGCTGCTGCCGATGGATGGGCTGGGGGGCGAGGCCGACAAGCTGACCGATGCGCCGCAGGGGATTCTGGCTTATGAGTGGCTGCCGGATTCGTCGGGCATCGTGTATATGGCCCGCGAGCCGCGACCGAAGCCGCTTCAGCAAGCGCATGAAGACCGGATTGAGGACGAAGAAGACGCGTTCGTGGACCGGGAGGAGAAGTTTCGCCGGCAGATCTGGCGCATCGATCTCGAAAAACGAAAGGCTGCCCTGATCCACCGAGGGGACCTCGGGATTCTGGAGATCGCCGTTTCTCCCGACGCGCAGCGGATCGCCTTTCTCACGAACTACACCGGGGAGCTGAACGACTATCACAAGGCCGATGTCTGGCTGCTGGAGCTGGAAAGCGGGCGCATTCGGCCGATCGTCCAGGGCGCGGGCGGCAAGTATCAGCTGCACTGGGCGCCCGGCGGCGAAAATCTCTATTATATTCAGGCGCTGGAGCCGGAATACTCCTACTCCCAGAGCAATCTCTTCGCCGTGTCGATCCGTGGCGGCGATCCCGTCAACGTGACGGCGGTCTTCGATCACGATCTGGTCGGCTGGCGCGGCTACTGGTGGGACCAGGACGGCCGACTGTACCTGAGCGCCGCCGTGGGCGTTGCGACCGCCGTGTTTGTGCTGGAAGGCGAGGAGTTTGTCGCGCTGATCCAGAACGACGAGCATATCCACGAGTTCACCGTCTCACCCGATGGCTCCGTGGCGTATATCGCCAGCGGCAATCAAGATGCGCCGGAAGTTTACTGGCTTGCGGCCGGCGCGGACGAGATGGTCGTTCTGACGGAGCTCAACTCGGACTGGATGGACCAGTACGCGCTCTGCCCCGTAGATGTCGTGAGCTGGACTTCTCCGGACGGGACGCCGATTGAGGGGCTGATCACCTATCCCAACGGCTACGATCCGGAGCTGACGTATCCGCTGATCCTGAACATCCACGGCGGGCCGCACGGACGCGTGGCGCAGTCGCTGACGTCGGGGACGCCGGCGCAGGTCTACGCGTCGGACGGCTTCGTGGTGCTGTCGCCCAACTATCGGGGCAGCGAGGGGTACGGCAACGCCTTCAGCACGGCCAACCGGGGCGACCTGGGCGGCGGCGACTACTGGGACTGCATCGCCGGAGTCGACTGGGCCGTGGCGGAGGGGATCGCGGACCCGGAGCGGCTGGGGATCATGGGCAGCTCCTATGGCGGATATCTCACCAACTGGGCCATCACGCAGACGGATCGTTTCAAGGCGGCCGTTTCCGCGTTCGGCATCTTCTCATTTGTGACGGACTTCTCCAACTCCGAGGCGCCGCGCTGGGAGATGGAGTATCTGAACGGCTCGTATTGGGAGCAGCCGGAGCTCTACGCCGCCCGTTCGCCCGCGACGCACGCGCAGGCGATCCAGACTCCCATTCTCATCCTGCACGGCGACGCCGACAGCAATACGTTCATTTCGAACTCGCTGGAGATGTACACGGCCCTGCGCTTGCAGGGAAAGACCGTGCAGTATGTGCGCTATCCGCGCGAGGGGCATGGGTTCGCGGAGCCCAAGCATCGCGTGGACGAGATGCGCCGCTGCCGCGCGTGGTTCGACAAGTACGTGATGGGCGCCGGGCAGACGACGACCTATCGTCTGGGCGATAAGATCGTGCAGGACGGCTGGGAGCTGACCGTGGTTCACGCGGAAGTCGCGGCGTACGTCGGACATCCGGCGGCGGCGGGGCGCTTCGTCGAAGTGGCGTTCGTGCTGCGCGAAGTGGCGGAGACACGCGCGGAGCTGACCCTGGGGCCGGCCGATATCGCCCTGACGCGCGGCCTGTCGTCCTCTGGACGCAGCGGCCGGCCGATCGGCCTTCCGATGACGGTCCTTGGCCAGAAGGTGCTGGCGGAGGGAACGCGCTGGCGCTTCGCGTTCACGCCCGAGAAGGATGAACGCGGCCTGTCCGCCCCGATCTCCGTGACGTTCCGAATCTCCACCGCCGGCGGTCCCTACGCCCTCGCTGTGAAAGACTTTCCGCCGATCACCTTCGATATTCCGGAAGAAGACAAAGACGACGATGCGCCGCCGACGGCGCGGGAGGATGAGCCGTAA